A genomic region of Hippoglossus hippoglossus isolate fHipHip1 chromosome 8, fHipHip1.pri, whole genome shotgun sequence contains the following coding sequences:
- the LOC117765887 gene encoding trinucleotide repeat-containing gene 6A protein-like isoform X2 produces the protein MAPIRDSVSHSPNQTGLEHPGLESQYEPSPWSSGSPCSSDSNSNWGKVLVDGSTDKPNIPSSTNSSVWPPSSSSFSCSSSSSSSGCGSGSDPELASECMDADSSSSIGSEKNLSAVAVTTVMMMSANASSSVSSTASSPSSVTSAMMVGVSVNGDSNGNSRQVIGGGANNGNNNITGSSHYSVAGSSSIGSNNMGSHNIKLVNSSSVWGTQSGSNMITTGGSTPCINGGLSPNTLNPNANHGAWPQSPTPSPGSLGQRPPGISSKLGIAPQQGSLLGWGGMAAPDNSSMMEVTDMSNGTASSNSGNGGLQSTNLNTESNGPNNTIMMNTTTTTTNATMTSSPPNSTASPQLSGDCSWGSIGAGNGGPLANGNPSSAPQNPQGEPGVAGAFGTPWGATTYPGDKGPPNADTVNPQNPALLQAGNPQISSTAAYKSNNNHNNTGAPRWDQGPANNPNQPQSNSSWGVGSNQIPGSAGPGNGNQTTMGPPAGIPRPWGSSTSSSSSTSSSSSTTNNKMSNGEWGSAAPGNTTDAGSQKGSSANNGWKSLEDDAMGMGGGAGGTQGVGSVTAGWGRSGGSEGSGESSGGQSSSDKDGSQSKGVNRRKGTHSPTVASAPPRVDVDPRVLSNTGWGQTPVRQNTTWDVNSPIPNQPQGPRRDDRKHSSGGSSWGTAGPTAPSQTSGGWGGRPNSSGQDAGGSGWGDQRPNSSWDNKVSASGGGGQSNWNDGSSYKGSNTNSNTWSNNYNKDDRSNTWTNAPKAQQGWSSNSGNGTEGWGSSGDGVRGDGVRGGANNRWGEPQKAAGSAGWEGDSDRSGSDRSGSGCWNDSSRTNTNTSSGNTWVGSGGSNTQDQSASTQGSNWGGESVHKPNSQSTSQSWGEQQKSNHHGAQTRGETTPKPSNEWGKGTEPNVSRSNQGSNKPSGWQGGPIPTGGQKEEVSTGWEEPSPESIRRRMEIDDGTAAWGEPGKKPVGSVNSWNKTNQSDQENKGPPSQHQPHPQPHPHPHPHPHPHPPHNSMHPPQPMQPPAQEKNCNPGWGEQYPQQKESSTWRDPAPPPVSVDNGTSAWGKPIDSSSTWEKPSRDSREPGPGWGGQHKSAPGPKPMETWCGEDGSMGNSWDQEEEVEIGMWSNSQQDNRSHDQNTWNYKQKGSNKMNKPVNKQDEPWMKPFMNQFSGMNFPRDSPDDSMKTGAGMVQDKRMDMGNMGDYNGVMGKNPGSRHQLHKDSPMDRSPYYDKLSASPSAYDERSANQSMSFCPSNSAQPVPCLDSESPAHSSPGAARRNVNPMLGGSSIAQGRGPQSQVPPQPNLRNQVPPPILPSQVPPSLLKYPGGNGGLNPLFGPQQVAVLNQLSQLNQLSQLNQINQLQRLLLQQQQQQQQQQQQQQQKAQSQRAMPVGRQPEQTRPIGSSPSMMQPPRHLDPSMLKQAPPHKPYLDNYLSHNTPDMQKDASSLGSFSNFPLSLNSNMNVSLDMGVGGSSSGGGSVSYKEPPQSRMKKLWATDPLEQNSKSGAMSSGLRLEDSPFYDFLSPGPSPLSPPGQSMGSVGDGWPPRANSPPPLGNTVTWPPEFRPGEPWKGYPNIDPETDPYVTPGSVINNLSINTVRDTDHLRDRNNGPSSSLNTTMPSNSAWSSIRASSHSGSLTSTAQSTSARPSESKWSPGGGSVSNSSLAHELWKVPLPPKAMSVAAPSRPPPGLTSQKPSPASSGWDASSLRLGGWGSTESRYTPGSSWSDSSSSSSARTQWLVLKNLTPQIDGSTLRTLCMQHGPLITFHLNLPHGNAVVCYSTKDEAAKAQKSLHMCVLGNTTILAEFASEEEINRFFAQGQSLATPSSSWQAIGSSQTRMDQSHPFPSRAPEPNQWNSSDLHSSSLWGGPNYSSSLWGSPSGTEAGRISSPSPISSFLPVDHLTGGGDSM, from the exons ATGGCTCCCATTCGGGATTCCGTCAGCCACTCCCCTAATCAAACAG GTCTGGAGCATCCTGGCTTGGAATCGCAGTATGAGCCTTCCCCATGGTCCTCTGGCTCTCCCTGCAGCAGCGATAGCAACAGCAACTGGGGCAAAGTCCTAGTGGACGGAAGTACCGACAAACCCAACATCCCCTCTTCAACCAACTCTTCTGTCTggcctccctcctcttcctctttctcttgctcctcttcttcctcctcttctggtTGTGGGTCAGGATCAGACCCTGAGCTGGCATCAGAATGCATGGACGCTGACTCTAGCTCCTCAATCGGCTCAGAGAAAAACCTCTCTGCTGTTGCTGTGAcaacagtgatgatgatgtcagcaaatgcttcctcctctgtgtcttctacggCTTCTTCCCCCTCTTCGGTGACGTCTGCCATGATGGTTGGCGTTTCTGTAAATGGAGACAGCAACGGCAACAGTCGCCAGGTTATTGGTGGAGGAGCAAATAATGGAAATAACAATATCACAGGGTCCTCCCACTACTCCGTGGCGGGGTCCAGCAGTATTGGCAGCAATAACATGGGTAGCCACAACATCAAGCTCGTCAACAGCAGTAGTGTATGGGGCACCCAGTCAGGCAGCAACATGATTACCACAGGTGGAAGCACCCCCTGCATCAACGGAGGGTTAAGCCCAAACACTTTAAACCCAAATGCCAACCACGGTGCCTGGCCCCAGAGTCCAACCCCAAGCCCAGGGTCCCTGGGCCAACGGCCTCCGGGGATAAGTTCCAAACTGGGTATAGCCCCCCAACAGGGCTCCTTGCTGGGCTGGGGTGGCATGGCAGCTCCAGACAACAGCAGTATGATGGAAGTCACTGATATGAGTAATGGTACAGCAAGCAGCAACAGTGGAAATGGTGGCCTGCAGTCTACCAACCTTAACACTGAATCCAATGGACCAAATAACACTATTATGAtgaatactactactactactactaatgcCACAATGACCTCTAGTCCACCAAACTCTACCGCCTCACCCCAACTCAGTGGGGATTGTTCCTGGGGTTCCATTGGAGCAGGGAATGGGGGTCCGCTGGCCAATGGAAACCCCTCATCAGCCCCCCAGAACCCACAAGGAGAGCCGGGGGTTGCTGGGGCCTTCGGTACGCCTTGGGGCGCAACTACCTACCCTGGAGACAAGGGCCCCCCAAATGCAGACACTGTGAACCCACAAAATCCTGCCTTATTGCAGGCTGGAAACCCCCAAATCTCCTCTACTGCTGCTTACAAGAGTAATAATAACCACAATAACACTGGGGCCCCGCGCTGGGACCAGGGGCCTGCCAATAATCCAAACCAGCCTCAGAGCAACTCGTCCTGGGGTGTCGGCTCCAATCAAATCCCAGGCTCTGCAGGCCCAGGCAATGGGAACCAAACTACGATGGGCCCTCCAGCAGGGATCCCTCGTCCCTGGGGGAGCAGCacatcatcttcttcctcaaCCTCATCGTCCTCttccacaacaaacaacaagatGTCAAATGGAGAATGGGGATCAGCAGCTCCTGGTAACACCACAGATGCTGGAAGTCAGAAAGGAAGCTCAGCCAACAATGGCTGGAAGAGCCTAGAGGATGACGCCATGGGCATgggaggtggagcaggtggaACCCAGGGTGTGGGCAGTGTCACTGCAGGCTGGGGTCGCTCTGGAGGAAGTGAGGGAAGTGGAGAAAGCTCTGGAGGTCAATCTAGCTCAGACAAAGACGGCAGCCAGTCAAAAGGAGTAAACCGCAGAAAAGGTACCCATTCTCCAACAGTAGCATCAGCCCCGCCCCGGGTCGATGTGGACCCCCGGGTTCTGTCCAACACTGGGTGGGGTCAGACTCCCGTACGACAAAACACCACCTGGGACGTGAATTCTCCAATTCCCAATCAGCCCCAGGGTCCAAGAAGAGATGACAGAAAGCACAGCAGTGGAGGCTCCAGCTGGGGTACAGCAGGACCGACAGCTCCCTCCCAGACCTCTGGAG gttGGGGTGGTCGGCCGAACAGCTCAGGTCAGGATGCAGGAGGTTCTGGCTGGGGAGACCAGAGACCAAACTCCAGTTGGGACAACAAAGTCTCAGCGAGTGGAGGTGGTGGGCAGAGTAACTGGAATGATGGATCCAGCTACAAGGGCAGCAACACCAATAGTAACACATGGAGCAACAACTATAACAAAGATGACAG gtCCAATACCTGGACTAATGCGCCCAAAGCGCAGCAGGGCTGGAGTTCCAACAGTGGAAATGGAACTGAAGGGTGGGGTAGCAGTGGAGATGGTGTCAGAGGAGATGGTGTCAGAGGAGGAGCCAACAATCGCTGGGGGGAGCCCCAAAAAGCTGCTGGCTCAGCAGGCTGGGAGGGCGACAGCGACCGGTCTGGCAGCGACCGGTCTGGCTCTGGATGTTGGAACGATTCAAGCCgaaccaacacaaacaccagcagcGGCAACACCTGGGTCGGGAGTGGAGGATCAAATACTCAAGATCAGAGCGCGTCAACCCAAGGTTCCAACTGGGGTGGCGAATCAGTCCACAAACCCAATTCTCAGAGTACCAGCCAGAGCTGGGGTGAGCAGCAGAAGAGCAACCACCACGGGGCCCAGACCAGGGGTGAGACGACTCCCAAGCCCTCCAACGAGTGGGGGAAAGGTACCGAACCCAACGTGTCCAGAAGCAACCAAGGATCTAACAAGCCCTCAG GCTGGCAGGGAGGCCCCATACCCACAGGAGGTCAGAAAGAGGAAGTGTCTACTGGGTGGGAAGAGCCTTCTCCAGAGTCCATACGGCGCAGAATGGAGATCGATGACGGCACCGCAGCTTGGGGAGAACCTG GCAAGAAACCTGTAGGATCTGTCAACTCGTGGAACAAGACCAACCAATCTGACCAGGAGAACAAGGGCCCGCCCTCTCAGCACCAGCCTCACCCTCAacctcacccccacccccacccccac CCTCACCCTCACCCACCACACAACTCCATGCATCCCCCTCAGCCCATGCAGCCTCCTGCCCAGGAGAAAAACTGCAATCCTG GTTGGGGTGAGCAATATCCGCAGCAGAAGGAGTCCTCAACGTGGAGGGACCCCGCCCCGCCGCCTGTGTCGGTGGACAACGGGACGTCTGCCTGGGGGAAGCCCATCGACAGCAGCTCCACTTGGGAAAAACCCAGCAGGGACAGCAGAGAGCCTGGTCCTGGCTGGGGTGGCCAGCATAAGTCTG CTCCAGGTCCCAAGCCCATGGAGACATGGTGTGGTGAGGATGGGTCCATGGGCAACAGCTGGGACCaggaagaagaggtggagatTGGCATGTGGAGCAACAGCCAACAGGACAACAGGTCCCACGACCAAAACACCTGGAACTACAAGCAAAAAGGCTCAAACAAG ATGAACAAACCAGTCAACAAACAGGATGAACCCTGGATGAAACCTTTCATGAACCAGTTCAGCGGCATGAACTTTCCT AGAGACTCTCCCGACGACTCCATGAAGACAGGAGCGGGGATGGTGCAGGACAAGCGCATGGACATGGGCAATATGGGAGACTACAATGGAGTTATGGGGAAGAACCCTGGGTCTCGACACCAGCTCCACAAGGATTCTCCCATGGATCGCAGCCCTTACTATGACAAG CTATCCGCTTCCCCCTCTGCTTATGATGAGCGCTCCGCCAATCAAAGTATGAGCTTTTGCCCTTCCAATTCTGCTCAGCCTGTCCCCTGTCTCGACTCTGAGTCTCCTGCCCACTCTAGTCCTGGGGCTGCTCGACGG AATGTAAACCCAATGTTGGGTGGCAGCAGCATAGCACAGGGCCGAGGCCCCCAGTCCCAAGTCCCCCCCCAACCCAACCTTCGTAACCAAGTGCCTCCACCCATCCTGCCCTCTCAG GTCCCTCCATCCCTGTTGAAGTACCCAGGAGGTAACGGAGGCCTGAACCCTCTTTTCGGACCTCAGCAGGTGGCTGTGCTCAACCAACTCTCCCAGCTCAACCAGCTGTCGCAGCTCAACCAGATCAACCAGTTACAG cgtcttctcctccagcagcagcagcagcagcaacaacagcagcagcagcaacaacagaagGCTCAGAGCCAGAGAGCAATGCCTGTGGGACGACAGCCTGAACAG ACACGTCCTATTGGTTCGTCTCCATCAATGATGCAGCCCCCACGGCACCTGGACCCCTCTATGCTGAAACAGGCCCCGCCTCACAAACCGTACCTGGATAACTACTTGTCCCACAATACACCCGATATGCAGAAGGATGCTTCCTCTCTTGGATCCTTCAGCAACTTCCCTTTAA gCTTGAACTCTAACATGAATGTATCCCTGGACATGGGTGTTGGTGGCAGTAGTAGTGGCGGCGGATCTGTGAGCTACAAAGAGCCGCCCCAGTCCAGAATGAAGAAACTGTGGGCTACTGACCCTCTGGAGCAGAACAGCAAATCTG GTGCTATGTCGTCTGGGCTGCGTCTGGAGGACTCTCCCTTCTATGACTTCCTGTCTCCTGGCCCATCTCCCCTGAGTCCTCCCGGCCAATCAATGGGCTCGGTGGGCGATGGCTGGCCGCCCCGTGCCaactcccccccaccccttgGAAACACTGTCACCTGGCCCCCAG AGTTCCGGCCCGGGGAGCCTTGGAAAGGTTACCCTAACATTGACCCTGAGACTGACCCCTATGTGACCCCCGGCAGTGTCATCAACAACCTCTCCATCAACACCGTCCGTGACACAGACCACCTCAGGGACAGGAACAACG GGCCATCCTCATCACTGAACACCACGATGCCTTCTAACAGTGCCTGGTCATCCATTCGTGCCTCCAGCCACAGCGGTTCCCTCACCAGTACAGCACAAAGCACTTCAG CCAGACCCAGCGAGTCAAAGTGGTCTCCCGGTGGCGGTTCTGTGTCCAACTCCTCCCTAGCCCATGAGCTGTGGAAGGTCCCCCTGCCCCCCAAGGCGATGTCCGTGGCAGCCCCCTCCAGACCTCCACCTGGCCTCACCAGCCAGAAGCCCAGTCCTGCTTCCTCTGGCTGGGATGCCTCTTCCCTGAGGTTGGGGGGTTGGGGCTCCACTGAGTCCAGATACACACCTG GTTCCAGTtggagtgacagcagcagcagcagctcagcgaGAACCCAATGGCTCGTTCTGAAAAATCTCACACCTCAG attgACGGCTCTACCCTGAGGACCTTGTGCATGCAGCACGGCCCTCTGATCACATTCCACCTCAACCTGCCACATGGTAACGCCGTGGTATGCTACAGCACCAAGGACGAGGCCGCCAAGGCCCAGAAGAGCCTGCACAT GTGTGTTTTGGGGAACACTACTATTCTGGCTGAGTTTGCCAGCGAGGAGGAAATCAACCGTTTCTTTGCACAAGGGCAGTCACTGGCCACTCCCTCCTCCAGCTGGCAGGCCATCGGCTCCTCTCAGACCAGAATGGATCAGTCTCACCCCTTTCCCAGCCGCGCTCCTGAACCGAACCAGTGGAACAGCAGCGATCTACACAGCTCCTCCCTCTGGGGCGGGCCCAACTATTCCAGTAGCCTGTGGGGGAGCCCCAGTGGCACCGAGGCAGGGAGGATCAGCAGCCCTTCTCCAATCAGCTCCTTCCTCCCGGTGGATCACCTGACAGGGGGTGGGGACTCCATGTGA